The following are encoded together in the Pontibacter liquoris genome:
- a CDS encoding DEAD/DEAH box helicase — MKFDDYRISDEIKKSLSKLGFTKPTDIQFKAIPAIMKGEDVLAIAQTGTGKTAAFAIPVLDILQLRKNRHREDGIKCVVMVPTRELALQITEVFNQIGRHTRVETFCVFGGVEQGPQIAKLEKGIDVLVATPGRLFDLVSQGHIRLERVEILVLDEADHMLDLGFIHDIRQLITRLPRQRQTLFFSATINETIKELAYSLVNKPVRIQISPKDPVAKNVDHSVMYVGMDDKRFFLERVVKENPDKKILVFVRTKVRAERVQKAMERVGIESITIHGDKDQKARNEAMKKFRSGEVKLMVATDVSARGIDIPGVEYVVNYDLPEQPENYVHRVGRTGRGKEKGIAVSFCAPEEKPILDEIQTYLTKDIKVLQVDKDDYEATIDFSADATYDWRALMKEAEENDEKLKAAKAKKAKAKAKKKK, encoded by the coding sequence ATGAAGTTCGACGATTACCGCATCTCTGACGAAATAAAGAAAAGCCTGAGCAAGCTCGGTTTCACCAAGCCCACTGATATCCAGTTTAAAGCCATTCCTGCCATCATGAAAGGGGAGGATGTGCTGGCTATTGCCCAGACAGGCACGGGCAAAACGGCCGCCTTCGCCATTCCGGTGCTCGACATTTTACAGCTTCGCAAAAACCGCCACCGCGAGGATGGCATTAAGTGCGTGGTGATGGTGCCCACCCGCGAGCTGGCGTTGCAGATTACGGAGGTGTTTAACCAGATAGGCCGCCATACCCGCGTGGAGACCTTCTGCGTGTTTGGAGGTGTGGAGCAGGGGCCGCAGATTGCCAAGCTGGAGAAAGGCATTGATGTGCTGGTAGCTACGCCCGGCCGCCTGTTCGACCTGGTGAGCCAGGGCCACATCCGGCTGGAGCGCGTGGAGATACTCGTGCTCGACGAGGCCGACCATATGCTGGACCTGGGCTTTATACATGACATCCGCCAGCTGATCACGCGCTTGCCGCGCCAGCGCCAGACGCTGTTCTTTTCGGCTACCATCAACGAAACGATCAAAGAGCTCGCTTACTCGCTAGTAAACAAGCCGGTGCGCATCCAGATCTCGCCCAAAGACCCTGTGGCCAAAAACGTTGACCACTCGGTGATGTATGTGGGCATGGACGACAAGCGCTTTTTCCTGGAGCGCGTGGTAAAAGAGAATCCGGATAAAAAGATACTTGTGTTTGTGCGCACCAAAGTACGCGCCGAGCGGGTGCAGAAAGCCATGGAACGCGTGGGCATCGAGAGCATCACCATCCACGGCGACAAAGATCAGAAAGCCCGCAACGAGGCCATGAAAAAGTTCAGGAGCGGCGAGGTGAAGCTGATGGTTGCCACCGATGTGAGCGCCCGCGGCATCGACATACCCGGTGTGGAATACGTGGTGAATTACGACCTGCCGGAGCAGCCCGAAAATTACGTGCACCGCGTTGGCCGTACGGGCCGCGGCAAGGAAAAAGGCATTGCCGTAAGCTTCTGTGCGCCCGAAGAAAAACCCATCCTCGACGAGATCCAGACCTATCTGACCAAAGACATCAAGGTGCTGCAGGTAGATAAAGACGACTACGAAGCAACCATAGATTTTAGTGCCGATGCCACCTACGACTGGCGTGCGCTAATGAAAGAAGCCGAAGAAAACGACGAGAAGCTGAAAGCGGCCAAAGCCAAAAAAGCAAAGGCCAAGGCCAAGAAAAAGAAGTAG